The Candidatus Rokuibacteriota bacterium genome has a window encoding:
- a CDS encoding AMP-binding protein has protein sequence MNLAHYLVDNARRLPEKAAVCFGEESLTWRELDRQTDNLAAALQALGVRPGDRVSIMLPNSIAFLVSYWAAIKAGAAASPLNTMYRQDEISYVLRNAASRVIIADPEFLPLLDVAWPDAPQLEHLVVAGDTVPFGSHRLADLVPRPAAPVLVERDPDDLCALHYTSGTTGRAKGVMITHRNWWVGMMQWHVQVWQLRQDDRHLMVLPIFHTFGLMMTLVACATGATLRLLPRWDVEEVARRIEGERITVFSGVPTMYVYLTRDVDLERRDLTSLRLAVVGGAPIPVEVQREFIARTGVVVVDWYGCTGWASTTSPLWEPTAPQRYGSLGKRLPFPEMEMAIVDEEGHPVAAGAVGELLARGPSIPPGFWRLPSKTAHDYRGGWFHTGDLAYEDTDGFYFLVDRKDDLIITAGYNVYPREVEEILYTMPEVYEAAVVGAPDPVKGEIVKAFVVLRAGTSTTAEAVIAGCRDRLASFKVPRAVAFVEELPKLANGKLLRRVLRDQERARAVRA, from the coding sequence ATGAACCTGGCTCACTATCTGGTGGACAACGCCCGGCGCCTGCCGGAGAAGGCGGCTGTCTGTTTCGGCGAGGAGAGCCTGACCTGGCGCGAGCTGGACCGGCAGACCGACAACCTCGCCGCAGCCCTCCAGGCCCTCGGTGTGCGCCCCGGCGACCGGGTCAGCATCATGCTGCCGAACTCCATCGCCTTCCTGGTGAGCTACTGGGCGGCGATCAAGGCGGGTGCGGCCGCCTCGCCGCTGAACACCATGTACAGGCAGGACGAGATCTCCTACGTGCTGCGCAATGCCGCCTCCCGGGTGATCATCGCCGATCCCGAGTTCCTGCCGCTCCTGGACGTGGCCTGGCCCGATGCGCCGCAGCTCGAGCACCTCGTCGTCGCGGGCGACACCGTCCCCTTCGGGAGCCATCGCCTCGCCGACCTGGTGCCCCGACCCGCCGCCCCGGTGCTGGTCGAGCGCGACCCGGACGATCTCTGCGCCCTTCACTACACCTCCGGGACCACCGGCCGGGCCAAGGGCGTGATGATCACTCACCGCAACTGGTGGGTCGGCATGATGCAGTGGCACGTCCAGGTCTGGCAGCTCCGCCAGGACGACCGCCACCTCATGGTGCTGCCCATCTTTCACACCTTCGGCCTGATGATGACCCTGGTGGCCTGCGCCACCGGCGCGACCCTGCGCCTGCTTCCCCGGTGGGACGTGGAGGAGGTCGCACGGCGGATCGAGGGCGAGCGCATCACGGTCTTCTCCGGGGTGCCGACCATGTACGTCTACCTCACCCGCGATGTCGACCTGGAGCGGCGAGACCTCACCTCGCTCCGCCTGGCGGTGGTGGGTGGCGCCCCCATCCCCGTCGAGGTCCAGCGGGAGTTCATCGCCCGCACCGGAGTCGTCGTCGTCGACTGGTATGGCTGCACCGGCTGGGCCTCGACCACCTCTCCCCTCTGGGAGCCCACGGCGCCGCAGCGGTACGGCTCCCTCGGCAAGCGTCTGCCCTTTCCCGAGATGGAGATGGCCATCGTCGACGAGGAAGGCCATCCCGTCGCGGCTGGCGCGGTCGGCGAGCTGCTCGCGCGCGGCCCGTCGATCCCGCCCGGCTTCTGGCGTCTGCCCAGCAAGACCGCGCACGACTACCGGGGAGGGTGGTTCCACACCGGCGACCTCGCCTACGAGGACACCGACGGCTTCTACTTCCTGGTCGATCGCAAGGACGATCTGATCATCACCGCCGGCTACAACGTCTACCCGCGCGAGGTGGAAGAGATCCTGTACACGATGCCGGAGGTCTACGAGGCGGCCGTGGTCGGCGCGCCAGACCCGGTCAAGGGCGAGATCGTCAAGGCCTTCGTCGTCCTCAGGGCCGGCACGTCCACGACCGCCGAGGCCGTGATCGCCGGCTGCCGGGACCGCCTCGCCAGCTTCAAGGTGCCTCGCGCGGTGGCGTTCGTGGAGGAGCTGCCCAAGCTGGCCAACGGCAAGCTCCTGCGCCGGGTCCTGCGCGACCAGGAGCGGGCCCGTGCCGTGCGGGCCTGA